From Enhydrobacter sp., the proteins below share one genomic window:
- the thiD gene encoding bifunctional hydroxymethylpyrimidine kinase/phosphomethylpyrimidine kinase: MKGRVLIVAGSDSGGGAGIQADIKAVTAMNAFAATAITALTAQNTEGVHGVVPVEPAFIAQQIEVVLTDIGADALKTGMLHSAEVIDTVAGALRRHAPDVPLVVDPVMVAKGGHRLLLSAAEQALRDVLLPMAAVVTPNLPEAEVLAGFPVRVEADMRRAAEALVALGARAVLMKGGHLAGERVVDLLFHDGRVERFEDARIPSRSTHGTGCTLASAIAAGLAQKMTLRDAVVRARAYVRRAIETAPGYGRGHGPLNHSVTVKAE; the protein is encoded by the coding sequence ATGAAGGGCCGCGTCCTGATCGTCGCCGGCTCCGATTCGGGTGGCGGCGCGGGGATCCAGGCCGACATCAAGGCGGTCACCGCGATGAATGCCTTCGCCGCGACGGCGATCACGGCGCTGACGGCGCAGAACACCGAGGGCGTGCACGGCGTCGTGCCGGTCGAGCCGGCCTTCATCGCGCAGCAGATCGAGGTCGTCCTGACCGACATCGGCGCCGACGCGCTCAAGACCGGCATGCTGCACAGTGCCGAGGTGATCGACACGGTCGCCGGGGCGCTGCGCCGGCATGCGCCCGATGTGCCCCTGGTCGTCGATCCGGTGATGGTCGCCAAGGGCGGCCATCGCCTGCTGCTGAGCGCGGCCGAGCAGGCGCTGCGCGACGTGCTGCTGCCGATGGCCGCCGTGGTCACGCCCAACCTGCCCGAGGCGGAGGTGCTGGCGGGCTTCCCCGTGCGCGTCGAGGCCGACATGCGCCGCGCCGCCGAGGCGCTCGTCGCGCTGGGCGCGCGCGCCGTGCTGATGAAGGGCGGCCATCTCGCGGGCGAGCGCGTGGTCGACCTGCTGTTCCATGACGGCAGGGTCGAGCGCTTCGAGGATGCCCGCATCCCGAGCCGCAGCACGCACGGCACCGGCTGCACGCTCGCCTCCGCCATCGCCGCCGGGCTCGCCCAGAAGATGACCCTGCGCGATGCGGTGGTCCGCGCGCGCGCCTATGTCCGACGCGCCATCGAAACCGCGCCCGGCTATGGCCGCGGCCACGGCCCGCTCAACCACTCGGTGACGGTGAAGGCGGAGTAG
- the folP gene encoding dihydropteroate synthase translates to MAIVNVTPDSFSDGGERLDPARAVVDGLRFLSEGADFLDIGGESTRPGASPISVEEELRRVLPVVERLARRGAPVSIDTRRAEVARACLDAGARIVNDVSALRDDPDMLPLVRDRAVAAVLMHRRGEAGDRYTGAPYADVVEDVRGFLMERAAVCEQAGIAHDDIAIDPGVGFGKSVEENVALIAGTGRLAAAGYPVLVGTSRKGFIGTLTGVEEPKRRDPASVWLAVEAVRRGAAIVRVHDVASTRQALAVSAAML, encoded by the coding sequence ATGGCGATCGTCAACGTGACACCCGATTCCTTTTCCGACGGCGGCGAGCGCCTCGATCCGGCACGCGCCGTCGTCGACGGCCTGCGGTTCCTGTCGGAAGGCGCCGACTTCCTCGACATCGGCGGCGAATCGACCCGGCCGGGCGCCTCGCCCATCTCGGTCGAGGAGGAGTTGCGGCGCGTGCTGCCGGTGGTCGAGAGGCTGGCGCGGCGCGGCGCGCCCGTCTCGATCGACACGCGGCGGGCCGAGGTCGCGCGCGCCTGCCTCGATGCCGGTGCCCGCATCGTCAACGACGTCTCCGCGTTGCGCGACGATCCCGACATGCTGCCGCTGGTGCGCGATCGCGCCGTCGCCGCCGTGCTCATGCATCGCCGCGGCGAGGCCGGCGACAGGTACACCGGCGCGCCCTATGCCGATGTCGTCGAGGACGTGCGCGGCTTCCTGATGGAGCGCGCCGCCGTCTGCGAACAGGCCGGTATCGCTCACGACGACATCGCGATCGATCCGGGCGTCGGTTTCGGCAAGAGCGTCGAGGAGAATGTCGCGCTGATCGCCGGAACCGGCCGCCTTGCCGCCGCCGGCTATCCGGTTCTCGTCGGCACCTCGCGCAAGGGCTTCATCGGCACGCTGACCGGCGTCGAGGAGCCGAAGCGCCGCGATCCGGCGTCGGTGTGGCTCGCCGTCGAGGCGGTGCGGCGCGGCGCCGCCATCGTGCGCGTGCACGACGTCGCCTCGACCCGGCAGGCCCTCGCCGTTTCGGCGGCGATGCTGTAA
- the ugpC gene encoding sn-glycerol-3-phosphate ABC transporter ATP-binding protein UgpC produces the protein MAQVTLRKVVKKYDEVLAVRGIDLDIVDKEFIVLVGPSGCGKSTTLRMIAGLEEISDGDIAIGGDVVNDVPPKDRDIAMVFQNYALYPHMNVYENMSFGLKLKRTPKDEIDRRVKQAAQILDITELLDRKPKQLSGGQRQRVAMGRAIVRDPKVFLFDEPLSNLDAKLRVQMRTEIRKVHQKVRTTTVYVTHDQVEAMTLADRVVVMNAGLIEQVGTPNDLYHSPATKFVAGFIGSPAMNFIPCRLERAAGALRVRLTDTLAFPVPEARSARYDGHVGKPGLLIGLRPEHIAETRPHVEPNQHDFEQMIDVVEPMGMETLVYFTIAGTELCGRVNPNAGATEGKAMKLRADLNNMHLIDDGSGRVL, from the coding sequence ATGGCTCAAGTCACGTTGCGTAAGGTCGTCAAGAAGTACGACGAGGTGCTGGCGGTCCGCGGCATCGACCTCGACATCGTCGACAAGGAGTTCATCGTCCTGGTCGGGCCGTCCGGCTGCGGCAAGAGCACGACGCTCCGCATGATCGCCGGGCTGGAGGAGATCTCCGACGGCGACATCGCCATCGGCGGGGACGTGGTCAACGACGTGCCGCCCAAGGACCGCGACATCGCCATGGTGTTCCAGAACTACGCGCTCTATCCGCACATGAACGTCTACGAGAACATGTCGTTCGGTCTGAAGCTCAAGCGCACGCCGAAGGACGAGATCGACCGGCGGGTCAAGCAGGCGGCGCAGATTCTCGACATCACCGAACTGCTCGACCGCAAGCCCAAGCAGCTGTCCGGCGGCCAGCGCCAGCGCGTCGCCATGGGCCGGGCGATCGTGCGCGATCCCAAGGTGTTCCTGTTCGACGAGCCGCTCAGCAACCTCGACGCCAAGCTGCGCGTGCAGATGCGCACCGAGATCAGGAAGGTGCACCAGAAGGTGCGCACGACGACGGTCTACGTCACGCACGATCAGGTCGAGGCGATGACCCTGGCCGACCGCGTCGTGGTGATGAACGCCGGGCTGATCGAGCAGGTCGGCACGCCCAACGATCTCTATCATTCGCCGGCCACCAAGTTCGTCGCGGGATTCATCGGCTCGCCGGCGATGAACTTCATCCCCTGCCGGCTCGAACGGGCGGCCGGTGCGCTGCGCGTGCGGCTGACCGACACGCTGGCCTTTCCCGTGCCGGAGGCGCGCAGCGCCCGCTACGACGGCCATGTCGGCAAGCCCGGCCTGCTGATCGGGCTGCGGCCCGAGCACATCGCCGAGACGCGCCCGCACGTCGAGCCCAACCAGCACGACTTCGAGCAGATGATCGACGTCGTCGAGCCGATGGGCATGGAGACGCTGGTTTATTTCACCATCGCCGGCACCGAACTGTGCGGCCGGGTCAATCCCAACGCCGGCGCGACCGAAGGGAAGGCGATGAAGCTGCGCGCCGATCTCAACAACATGCACCTGATCGACGACGGCAGCGGCAGGGTGCTCTAA
- a CDS encoding phosphoglucosamine mutase encodes MSRTLFGTDGVRGRANTAPMTAEIAMRIGMAAGLVFNRGDHRHRVVVGKDTRLSGYMIEQALTAGFLSVGMDVLLLGPLPTPAVGFLTRSMRADVGVMISASHNPYEDNGIKLFGPDGFKLSDAVEGTIERLVAAPGDAELAAPAAIGRARRLDDAEGRYIEAVKASAPRGLDLTGLKIVVDCANGAAYKVAPTVLWELGADVVPVAVSPDGFNINGNCGSTHPAVLQEHVVLHGADIGIALDGDADRVVLVCEHGNLIDGDQLMATIADQWKDDGRLRGGGVVATVMSNLGLERFVGARGLSLVRTKVGDRYVLERMRADGFNLGGEQSGHIIMTDHATTGDGLMAALQALAALKKSGQPASRTFRAFEPVPQLLRNVRVGDAGAALAAPAVVSAIAAAERELGRGGRVLVRKSGTEPLVRVMAEGDDPELVKRVVGQIVDAIPRPAA; translated from the coding sequence ATGTCGCGAACTCTCTTCGGCACCGACGGGGTGCGTGGCCGCGCCAACACCGCGCCGATGACCGCCGAAATCGCCATGCGAATCGGCATGGCGGCCGGCCTGGTGTTCAACCGCGGCGACCACCGCCACCGCGTCGTGGTCGGCAAGGACACCCGGCTTTCCGGCTACATGATCGAGCAGGCGCTGACCGCGGGCTTCCTCTCCGTCGGCATGGACGTGCTTCTGCTCGGGCCGCTGCCGACGCCCGCCGTCGGGTTCCTCACGCGCTCGATGCGGGCCGACGTCGGGGTCATGATCTCGGCCTCGCACAACCCCTACGAGGACAACGGCATCAAGCTGTTCGGGCCCGACGGCTTCAAGCTCTCGGACGCGGTCGAAGGCACGATCGAGAGGCTGGTCGCCGCGCCGGGCGACGCGGAACTCGCGGCGCCCGCCGCGATCGGCCGCGCCAGGCGGCTCGACGACGCCGAGGGCCGCTACATCGAGGCGGTCAAGGCCTCGGCCCCGCGCGGCCTCGATCTCACCGGCCTGAAGATCGTCGTCGATTGCGCCAACGGCGCCGCCTACAAGGTGGCGCCCACCGTGCTGTGGGAGCTCGGCGCCGACGTCGTTCCCGTCGCGGTCTCGCCCGACGGCTTCAACATCAACGGCAATTGCGGCTCGACGCATCCGGCCGTCCTGCAGGAGCACGTCGTCCTGCACGGCGCCGACATCGGCATCGCGCTCGACGGCGACGCCGATCGCGTCGTGCTGGTCTGCGAGCACGGCAACCTGATCGACGGCGACCAGTTGATGGCGACCATCGCCGATCAGTGGAAGGACGACGGCCGGCTGAGGGGCGGCGGCGTGGTGGCGACCGTGATGTCCAATCTCGGCCTCGAGCGCTTCGTCGGCGCCCGCGGCCTTTCCCTGGTGCGCACAAAGGTCGGCGACCGCTACGTGCTGGAGCGCATGCGCGCCGACGGCTTCAATCTCGGCGGCGAGCAGTCGGGCCACATCATCATGACCGACCATGCCACGACCGGCGACGGCCTCATGGCGGCGTTGCAGGCGCTGGCGGCCCTGAAGAAGAGCGGCCAGCCGGCCAGCCGCACCTTCCGCGCCTTCGAGCCCGTGCCGCAGCTTCTCAGGAACGTCAGGGTCGGCGACGCCGGTGCGGCGCTCGCCGCACCCGCGGTGGTGTCGGCGATCGCCGCCGCCGAGCGCGAGTTGGGCCGCGGCGGCCGCGTGCTGGTGCGCAAGTCGGGCACCGAGCCGCTGGTCCGCGTCATGGCCGAGGGCGACGACCCGGAGCTGGTGAAGCGCGTCGTCGGCCAGATCGTCGACGCGATCCCGCGGCCCGCCGCGTGA
- a CDS encoding sugar ABC transporter permease has product MANIAVRGVGTAAADSRSGLHKLLQRKSTIAFLMTLPLLVLIFALVAYPAGYAIYLAMLNKGMTRFVGFANFEFLFGRDTFWMVVYQSCLFAITAVIFKAIIGFIVAHLVHNIPAKGQRKWRGMLLVPWVIPAAMSTLAWLWLFDPAYSAFNWLLAPLGIGPIPWIGETGWARFSVILVNVWIGAPFFMIMYLAALKSVPEQLHEAAAIDGANWWQRIWYINLPMMRNIIAITALFSTIVTFANFDIVRVLTRGDPLNTTHIFGTWAFRLGIESGDIPLGAAVSLFMVPILAVGAALILRDVSKRGSEV; this is encoded by the coding sequence ATGGCCAATATCGCCGTTAGAGGGGTCGGCACCGCAGCCGCGGACAGCCGCAGCGGGCTGCACAAGCTTCTCCAGCGCAAGTCGACCATCGCCTTCCTGATGACCCTGCCGCTGCTGGTGCTGATCTTCGCGCTGGTGGCCTATCCCGCCGGCTACGCCATCTATCTCGCGATGCTCAACAAGGGCATGACCAGGTTCGTGGGTTTCGCGAATTTCGAATTCCTGTTCGGTCGCGACACCTTCTGGATGGTGGTCTATCAGTCCTGCCTGTTCGCGATCACCGCGGTGATCTTCAAGGCAATCATCGGCTTCATCGTGGCGCACCTCGTCCACAACATTCCGGCCAAGGGGCAACGGAAGTGGCGCGGCATGCTGCTCGTGCCGTGGGTCATCCCGGCGGCGATGAGCACGCTTGCCTGGCTGTGGTTGTTCGATCCGGCCTACAGTGCCTTCAACTGGCTGCTGGCGCCGCTCGGCATCGGCCCGATCCCGTGGATCGGCGAGACCGGCTGGGCCCGCTTCTCGGTCATCCTGGTGAACGTGTGGATCGGCGCGCCATTCTTCATGATCATGTACCTGGCCGCGCTGAAATCGGTGCCGGAGCAGCTGCACGAGGCGGCGGCGATCGACGGCGCGAACTGGTGGCAGCGCATCTGGTACATCAACCTGCCGATGATGCGCAACATCATCGCCATCACGGCGCTGTTCTCGACCATCGTCACCTTCGCCAACTTCGATATCGTGCGCGTGCTGACGCGCGGCGATCCGCTCAACACCACCCACATTTTCGGCACCTGGGCCTTCCGCCTCGGCATCGAGAGCGGCGACATTCCCCTGGGCGCGGCGGTCTCCCTCTTCATGGTGCCGATCCTCGCCGTGGGCGCGGCTCTCATATTGCGGGATGTCAGCAAGCGCGGGAGCGAGGTCTGA
- a CDS encoding extracellular solute-binding protein produces the protein MAFRKVGRRRFVGGTAALSTALVAAPFVRGAHAAGKLSVGIWDHWVPGANKASEAVARKWAEKEKVELQLDYITSQGNKLVLTAAAESQARSGHDILSIGSWDCARYAEQLVPVDDLMGPLIKQNGEASAITQYLGRIGGRWLAVPQTPGAQFKGPASRIDLMKQHAGVDVQAMYPVGAAPKADNWNYDTFLKAAAACHKAGFPFGIGLGTTPDSVDTCGAIFQGFGAELVNAKGDITVKSDNVKKALEYWKQLVQYLPPDAPSWDDATNNRTFVAGKTALIMNPPSAWAVAKRDKPEIAAQTWHHGMAAGPAGRYGPFTTNFWGIWNFGKNQSAAKALVNELSQPAAIEEMVKASAGYDIPAFANLTKLKVWEEVEPPKGTLYHYPNPYNHQILSIAAAPAPHKIAVQIYRQGLQTQMVVRYAMRGEKMDQVLNFAAGELEGYMRT, from the coding sequence ATGGCTTTCAGAAAAGTCGGGCGTCGTCGTTTCGTGGGCGGTACCGCCGCCCTGTCCACCGCCTTGGTCGCCGCTCCGTTCGTGCGCGGTGCCCACGCCGCGGGCAAGCTCTCGGTCGGCATCTGGGACCATTGGGTGCCGGGAGCCAACAAGGCGAGCGAGGCCGTCGCACGGAAGTGGGCCGAGAAGGAAAAGGTCGAGCTGCAGCTCGACTACATCACCTCGCAGGGCAACAAGCTGGTTCTGACGGCGGCGGCCGAATCGCAGGCGCGATCGGGCCACGATATTCTGAGCATTGGAAGCTGGGATTGCGCCCGTTACGCCGAGCAGCTCGTGCCCGTGGACGATCTCATGGGACCGCTGATCAAGCAGAACGGCGAGGCCAGTGCGATCACGCAGTACCTCGGCAGGATCGGCGGCAGGTGGCTCGCCGTGCCGCAAACCCCCGGTGCCCAGTTCAAGGGACCCGCGTCGCGTATCGATTTGATGAAACAGCATGCCGGCGTCGACGTCCAGGCGATGTATCCGGTCGGTGCCGCTCCCAAGGCCGACAACTGGAACTACGACACCTTCCTCAAGGCCGCCGCCGCCTGCCACAAGGCGGGCTTCCCGTTCGGCATCGGGCTCGGCACGACACCGGATTCGGTCGATACCTGCGGCGCCATCTTCCAGGGGTTCGGTGCCGAGCTGGTCAATGCCAAGGGCGACATCACGGTCAAGAGCGACAACGTCAAGAAGGCGCTCGAATACTGGAAGCAGCTCGTCCAGTATCTGCCGCCCGACGCGCCGTCGTGGGATGACGCCACCAACAACCGGACATTCGTCGCCGGAAAGACGGCGCTGATCATGAATCCGCCGAGTGCCTGGGCGGTGGCAAAACGCGACAAGCCCGAGATTGCCGCGCAGACCTGGCACCACGGCATGGCGGCCGGGCCGGCCGGGCGTTACGGCCCGTTCACGACGAACTTCTGGGGAATCTGGAATTTCGGCAAGAACCAGTCGGCGGCCAAGGCGCTGGTGAACGAACTCTCGCAGCCCGCGGCGATCGAGGAGATGGTCAAGGCCAGTGCGGGCTACGACATCCCGGCTTTCGCCAACCTGACGAAGCTCAAGGTGTGGGAAGAGGTGGAGCCGCCCAAGGGCACGCTCTATCACTATCCCAACCCCTACAATCACCAGATCCTCTCGATCGCGGCGGCGCCCGCGCCGCACAAGATCGCCGTGCAGATCTACCGCCAGGGTCTGCAGACCCAGATGGTGGTCCGCTACGCCATGAGGGGCGAGAAGATGGACCAGGTGCTGAACTTCGCCGCTGGCGAGCTCGAAGGCTACATGCGCACCTGA
- a CDS encoding aminotransferase produces MTAALVTAALVFDTKRKPPDARAAAAQRKGRKVQGVKDSVESSRTVPIANPWLSAVEPSPIGETKRWVLGRSFPADRPLIDLSQAVPGYPPALELRRHLGELLLDPAMHGYTPILGIPALREQYAAHLSSFYGAPIAAGEVGITSGCNQAFCLALMSLARAGDQVILPRPHYFNHDMWMRMQGIEPVPLDFRPGSGAIPSAEDAARLIGPKTRAIVLISPNNPTGAVYPAATIRAFHDVARRHGIALILDETYKDFLPEGERPHDLFADPQWRGTLVHLYSFSKVFALTGYRVGAVTAAPALIAEIEKAMDCVSICPPRLAQEAALYGLRTLLPWARRNTEGLKARADLLGNGLQRSNRWRLVSIGAYFAYVEHPFGGERSTAVARRLADEENLLTIPGDMFGAGQERFIRLAFANVSDDKIPAVLERLERFGA; encoded by the coding sequence ATGACTGCAGCCCTTGTGACTGCAGCCCTTGTGTTTGACACGAAACGAAAGCCGCCAGATGCTCGCGCCGCCGCAGCGCAACGAAAGGGACGCAAGGTGCAGGGAGTGAAGGACAGCGTCGAGTCGTCGAGGACCGTTCCGATCGCCAACCCCTGGCTGTCCGCCGTCGAGCCCTCGCCGATCGGCGAGACCAAGCGCTGGGTACTCGGGCGCAGCTTTCCCGCCGACCGGCCGCTGATCGACCTCAGCCAGGCGGTGCCGGGTTATCCGCCGGCACTCGAATTGCGCCGGCATCTCGGCGAATTGCTGCTCGATCCGGCGATGCACGGCTACACCCCCATCCTCGGCATACCGGCGTTGCGCGAGCAGTATGCCGCGCATCTCTCGTCGTTCTACGGCGCGCCGATCGCCGCCGGCGAGGTCGGCATCACGTCGGGCTGCAACCAGGCCTTCTGCCTCGCGCTGATGAGCCTCGCCCGGGCGGGCGACCAGGTGATCCTGCCGCGCCCGCACTACTTCAACCACGACATGTGGATGCGCATGCAGGGCATCGAGCCGGTGCCGCTCGACTTCCGGCCGGGCTCGGGCGCGATCCCGTCGGCGGAGGACGCCGCCCGGCTGATCGGGCCGAAGACGCGCGCGATCGTGCTGATCTCGCCCAACAATCCGACCGGTGCCGTCTATCCGGCGGCGACGATCCGCGCCTTCCACGACGTGGCGCGGCGACACGGCATCGCGCTGATCCTCGACGAGACCTACAAGGACTTCCTGCCCGAGGGCGAGCGGCCGCACGATCTCTTCGCCGACCCGCAGTGGCGCGGCACGCTGGTCCATCTCTACAGCTTCTCCAAAGTGTTCGCCCTGACCGGCTACCGCGTCGGCGCGGTGACGGCGGCGCCGGCGCTGATCGCCGAGATCGAGAAGGCGATGGACTGCGTGTCGATCTGCCCGCCGCGGCTGGCGCAGGAGGCGGCGCTGTACGGGCTGCGCACCCTGCTGCCGTGGGCGCGCCGCAACACCGAGGGGCTGAAGGCGCGCGCCGATCTGCTGGGCAACGGGCTGCAGCGCTCGAACCGCTGGCGGCTGGTCAGCATCGGCGCCTACTTTGCCTATGTCGAGCATCCCTTCGGCGGCGAGCGCTCGACGGCCGTCGCCCGGCGGCTGGCCGACGAGGAGAATTTGCTGACCATCCCCGGCGACATGTTCGGCGCCGGCCAGGAGCGCTTCATCCGCCTCGCCTTCGCCAACGTCAGCGACGACAAAATCCCCGCCGTGCTCGAACGGCTCGAGCGCTTCGGCGCGTAG
- a CDS encoding carbohydrate ABC transporter permease: MANLAIAAGAARRPGYGSISRDRRWALRWSYFFLVLFAIFFLTPPVYMFITSLKTSAEISAETNPWWVFDPTLGNYVALLTDNVFITFFRNSALISVCVVAVTMLISVVAAFALARMKFWGSATLATGVFLTYLIPETLLFIPLFKMFAWVNETLGIQLLNNWWTMIILYPTLTVPFCTWIMIGYFASIPKELDEAALIDGATWFQTLTRIFIPVALPGIIAATIFAFTVSWAQFLYPLAFTTSTSELVLPVGIITTLIKGDVFNWGQIMTGALLGAAPPLVIYAFLMDYYISGLTAGATKG, from the coding sequence ATGGCCAATCTTGCGATCGCGGCGGGGGCCGCCAGACGCCCGGGATACGGCAGCATCAGCCGGGACCGGCGCTGGGCGCTGCGCTGGTCCTACTTCTTCCTGGTGCTGTTCGCGATCTTCTTCCTGACGCCCCCCGTCTACATGTTCATCACCTCGCTGAAGACGAGCGCGGAGATCTCGGCCGAGACCAATCCGTGGTGGGTGTTCGACCCGACGCTTGGGAACTACGTCGCGCTGCTGACCGACAACGTCTTCATCACCTTCTTTCGCAACTCGGCGCTCATCTCGGTGTGCGTCGTCGCGGTCACCATGCTGATCAGCGTGGTCGCCGCCTTCGCGCTGGCGCGCATGAAGTTCTGGGGCTCGGCGACGCTCGCGACCGGCGTCTTCCTGACCTACCTGATCCCCGAGACCCTGCTGTTCATTCCTCTCTTCAAGATGTTCGCCTGGGTGAACGAAACCCTCGGAATCCAGTTGCTCAACAACTGGTGGACGATGATCATCCTCTACCCGACGCTCACCGTCCCGTTCTGCACCTGGATCATGATCGGCTATTTCGCCTCGATCCCGAAGGAGCTCGACGAGGCGGCGCTGATCGACGGCGCCACGTGGTTCCAGACGCTCACTCGGATCTTCATCCCGGTGGCGCTGCCCGGCATCATCGCCGCGACGATCTTCGCCTTCACCGTGTCGTGGGCCCAGTTCCTCTATCCGCTCGCCTTCACCACCTCGACCAGCGAGCTGGTGCTGCCGGTCGGGATCATCACGACGCTGATCAAGGGCGACGTGTTCAACTGGGGTCAGATCATGACGGGCGCGCTGCTCGGCGCGGCGCCGCCGCTCGTCATCTACGCCTTCCTGATGGACTACTACATTTCCGGCCTGACGGCGGGCGCGACCAAAGGGTAG
- a CDS encoding alpha/beta hydrolase: MPHATTPDGVKLYYEEAGSGAPILFVHEYSGDWRSWEPQMRHFSRKYRCITYSFRGYPGSDVPESADKYGQQHAVDDVKHMLDHLKIAQAHVVGLSQGAFATAHFGRCHADRATTLTLAGIGSGADRAGHEQFKKDAQATAQRIRAEGTLKYAEGLTTNPTRSRFKQKDPRGFAEFVRQLGEHPVTGAANTMENYQGKRPSLYDFEDEWKKLDVPTLIVCGDEDEPCLQPSLWLKRVLPNAGLAMFAKTGHTVNIEEPDAFNRELWNFLALAEAGKWTPGHAMAPGASLI, encoded by the coding sequence ATGCCGCATGCGACCACCCCCGACGGCGTGAAGCTCTACTACGAGGAGGCCGGCAGCGGCGCGCCGATCCTGTTCGTGCACGAATACAGCGGCGACTGGCGGAGCTGGGAGCCGCAGATGCGCCATTTCTCGCGCAAGTATCGCTGCATCACCTACTCCTTCCGCGGCTACCCCGGCTCCGACGTGCCCGAGAGCGCCGACAAGTACGGCCAGCAGCACGCGGTCGACGACGTCAAGCACATGCTCGACCATCTGAAGATCGCCCAGGCGCACGTCGTCGGGCTCTCGCAGGGCGCCTTCGCCACCGCGCACTTCGGCCGCTGCCACGCGGATCGTGCGACCACCCTCACCCTGGCCGGCATCGGCTCCGGCGCCGACCGCGCCGGGCACGAGCAGTTCAAGAAGGATGCCCAGGCGACGGCGCAGCGAATCCGCGCCGAGGGCACGCTGAAATACGCCGAGGGACTGACCACCAACCCGACGCGCTCGCGCTTCAAGCAGAAGGATCCGCGCGGCTTCGCCGAGTTCGTCAGGCAGCTCGGCGAGCACCCGGTGACGGGCGCCGCCAACACGATGGAGAACTACCAGGGCAAGCGGCCGTCGCTCTACGACTTCGAGGACGAGTGGAAGAAGCTCGACGTGCCGACCCTGATCGTCTGCGGCGACGAGGACGAGCCCTGCCTGCAGCCCAGCCTGTGGCTGAAGCGCGTGCTGCCGAACGCGGGTCTCGCCATGTTCGCCAAGACCGGACACACGGTGAACATCGAGGAGCCCGACGCCTTCAATCGCGAGCTGTGGAACTTCCTGGCGCTGGCCGAGGCCGGCAAGTGGACGCCGGGCCATGCCATGGCGCCCGGCGCCAGCCTGATCTGA
- a CDS encoding SDR family oxidoreductase translates to MVSLKGKVAWVTGAGSGIGQAAAIALAREGATVVLTGRRREPLQETASVITKAGGRAEVKPGDLMKASAVARIARDIERKHGRCDVLVNNAGLNILERKWSQLTPAAAEQVIDGNLSSAFYCVSAVLPMMRKRGDGVLIHTSSMAGRNPSILSGAAYSAAKHGVVAMSHTINMEECVNGIRSCVVCPGEVATPILDKRPVPITPAERKRMAQSEDVGDLIRYVACLPPHVCINEVWITPTWNRGYVASLQRGKS, encoded by the coding sequence ATGGTGTCGTTGAAGGGCAAGGTCGCCTGGGTGACCGGTGCGGGGTCGGGGATCGGTCAGGCGGCGGCGATCGCTCTGGCGCGGGAAGGCGCCACGGTCGTGCTGACCGGCCGGCGCCGCGAGCCGCTGCAGGAGACGGCTTCGGTCATCACGAAGGCCGGCGGCAGGGCCGAGGTCAAGCCCGGCGACCTGATGAAGGCGTCGGCGGTGGCGCGCATCGCCCGCGACATCGAGAGAAAGCACGGCCGCTGCGACGTGCTGGTCAACAACGCCGGCCTCAACATCCTCGAGCGCAAGTGGAGCCAGCTCACGCCGGCCGCCGCCGAGCAGGTGATCGACGGCAACCTGTCGAGCGCCTTCTACTGCGTCAGCGCGGTGCTGCCGATGATGCGCAAGCGCGGCGACGGCGTGCTGATCCACACCTCGTCGATGGCCGGCCGCAACCCCAGCATCCTCTCGGGCGCGGCCTATTCCGCCGCCAAGCACGGCGTGGTGGCGATGAGCCACACCATCAACATGGAGGAGTGCGTCAACGGCATCCGCTCCTGCGTCGTCTGCCCGGGCGAGGTGGCGACGCCCATCCTCGACAAGCGGCCGGTGCCGATCACGCCGGCCGAGCGCAAGCGCATGGCGCAGTCGGAGGATGTCGGCGACCTCATCCGCTACGTCGCCTGCCTGCCGCCGCATGTCTGCATCAACGAGGTCTGGATCACCCCGACCTGGAATCGCGGCTACGTCGCCAGCCTGCAGCGCGGCAAGTCGTAG